In a genomic window of Helianthus annuus cultivar XRQ/B chromosome 10, HanXRQr2.0-SUNRISE, whole genome shotgun sequence:
- the LOC110881552 gene encoding putative uncharacterized protein DDB_G0284715, whose amino-acid sequence MGYVNRDNIYNDRGFEDDEFGYQNANFVGNNNYGYGNVRNDGYENYRQPRNNNQRNRNDGFYNNNNNNNINPNRIPRFVGGGNQRGNQGGNRRGDRGVIEEIIEGRWIKKLTVHTVVYNPHGE is encoded by the coding sequence ATGGGTTATGTGAATCGGGACAACATCTACAATGATAGAGGTTTTGAAGATGATGAGTTTGGCTACCAAAATGCCAACTTTGTGGGGAACAATAACTATGGGTACGGGAATGTGCGAAATGACGGTTACGAAAACTACCGTCAACCACGAAACAATAATCAAaggaaccggaatgatgggttttacaacaacaataacaacaataatattaACCCTaatcggattcctcgtttcgtgggaggagGTAATCAAAGAGGTAATCAAGGTGGAAACCGAAGAGGTGATAGGGGGGTGATAGAAGAGATAATCGAAGGCCGGTGGATCAAGAAGTTAACGGTCCATACCGTCGTCTACAACCCCCAtggggagtaa